Proteins encoded by one window of Fundidesulfovibrio magnetotacticus:
- the nrfD gene encoding NrfD/PsrC family molybdoenzyme membrane anchor subunit → MKASVNKPLLYLSCIGLAALAYGVVDVIIHRAGGTNLGSYVPWGMGVVMYLLFVGFSAGGLLVSALTELFGYRQLKPLGGLATYAALVAEVCAGIAIASDLGRYERMFNFVLSPSLTSPMFWMFVFFGGVLVVSLLKALAFARGDEGQAVLWSWVTIPVGLCFYFTNGFFFSVLTGHGLWSGPVVPLLFVAAALVCGVALVCSLAWWSRTDWDAAVLLSGVVLRLLVVFAILEGVWLWINWQGGRVETTAALANLAAGPGAWAFWGLHVVAGVVLPLILLPQCRNNPALAAWACLFILAGFAGARWAFVVPAQSVAMLPGLETAWQHPRLLLTYLPSLAEWCMAAGVSGLALFGFVMGPRLFPGLYGTTPQPSQAR, encoded by the coding sequence ATGAAAGCAAGCGTCAACAAGCCTCTTCTGTACCTGAGCTGCATCGGCCTGGCCGCCCTCGCCTACGGCGTCGTGGACGTGATCATCCACCGCGCCGGGGGGACGAACCTCGGCTCCTATGTGCCCTGGGGCATGGGCGTGGTGATGTACCTCCTGTTCGTGGGCTTCTCGGCGGGCGGCCTGCTGGTCTCGGCCCTCACGGAGCTGTTCGGCTACAGGCAGCTCAAGCCGCTGGGGGGGCTGGCCACCTACGCAGCACTGGTGGCCGAGGTCTGCGCGGGCATCGCCATCGCCTCGGACCTGGGACGCTACGAGCGCATGTTCAACTTCGTGCTCTCGCCCAGTCTCACCTCCCCCATGTTCTGGATGTTCGTCTTCTTCGGCGGCGTGCTCGTGGTCTCCCTGCTGAAAGCCCTGGCCTTCGCACGGGGCGACGAAGGACAGGCCGTCCTCTGGAGCTGGGTGACCATCCCCGTGGGGCTCTGCTTCTACTTCACCAACGGCTTCTTCTTCTCGGTGCTCACCGGGCACGGCCTCTGGAGCGGCCCCGTGGTTCCGCTGCTCTTCGTGGCGGCCGCGCTCGTCTGCGGCGTGGCGCTGGTCTGCTCCCTGGCCTGGTGGAGCCGCACCGACTGGGACGCCGCGGTGCTCCTCTCGGGCGTGGTGCTGCGCCTGCTGGTGGTCTTCGCGATCCTGGAGGGCGTCTGGCTGTGGATCAACTGGCAGGGCGGGCGCGTGGAAACCACGGCGGCCCTGGCCAATCTGGCCGCCGGTCCGGGCGCGTGGGCCTTTTGGGGTCTGCACGTGGTGGCGGGCGTCGTGCTGCCGCTCATCCTGCTGCCCCAGTGCCGCAACAACCCCGCCCTGGCCGCCTGGGCCTGCCTGTTCATCCTGGCGGGTTTCGCCGGGGCGCGCTGGGCCTTCGTGGTCCCGGCACAGAGCGTGGCCATGCTCCCGGGGCTGGAGACCGCCTGGCAGCATCCCAGGCTCCTGCTCACCTACCTGCCCAGCCTTGCCGAATGGTGCATGGCCGCCGGAGTGAGCGGGCTGGCGCTCTTCGGCTTCGTCATGGGGCCGCGCCTCTTTCCCGGCCTCTACGGAACCACCCCGCAACCCAGCCAGGCTCGCTAG